A stretch of the bacterium genome encodes the following:
- a CDS encoding peptidoglycan DD-metalloendopeptidase family protein, translated as MGYKISCLKTKGGELKELLSQGIQILTTIPKRFRIMVMPEGSAHMKQFTFRMKHLALGAIGGSIFFALVIALSAYLLGTWVAERRIASVMQEQHQLQSQVVTLSQRLSNLKQKLTDLAHTDNLLRQGLGLPIVNEEARSAGVGGVVSSEKNGNDPNADALAEDIAELEREIALQKESFTEIQVGIQHQAEIVTHTPSIRPISGGYIGSGYGYRNDPFTGKRKEHEGLDINAPIGTPIYATAPGVVKVARYLTAYGNVLVIDHIYGYQTVYAHMNNFAARVGDKVKRGDIIGYVGRTGRASGPHVHYEVRLHTRPIDPMDFLFDTFAEAKR; from the coding sequence CTACTCTCCCAAGGGATCCAAATCCTGACAACGATCCCGAAACGATTCCGCATCATGGTGATGCCGGAAGGGTCTGCTCATATGAAGCAGTTCACGTTCCGGATGAAGCACCTCGCATTGGGCGCCATCGGTGGTTCCATCTTCTTTGCGCTCGTTATCGCATTGTCTGCCTATCTACTCGGTACGTGGGTAGCCGAGCGCCGCATCGCTTCGGTGATGCAGGAACAACATCAGTTACAATCGCAAGTCGTCACCCTTTCCCAGCGGTTATCCAACCTCAAGCAAAAGTTGACCGATCTTGCGCATACCGACAATCTGCTCCGGCAAGGGCTTGGCTTACCCATCGTGAATGAGGAAGCCCGCAGTGCTGGTGTAGGTGGTGTTGTCTCCTCTGAGAAGAATGGTAATGATCCCAATGCCGACGCCTTAGCGGAAGATATCGCCGAGCTTGAGCGTGAAATTGCTCTCCAAAAAGAGAGCTTCACTGAAATACAAGTCGGTATCCAACATCAAGCGGAAATCGTCACGCATACACCTTCGATCCGCCCAATTTCCGGTGGCTACATCGGCAGCGGTTATGGCTATCGCAATGATCCGTTTACCGGCAAACGGAAAGAGCACGAAGGACTCGACATCAATGCACCGATTGGTACACCAATCTATGCAACAGCACCGGGAGTCGTAAAAGTTGCACGATACTTGACAGCTTACGGGAATGTCCTCGTGATCGATCACATATACGGGTATCAAACGGTATATGCCCACATGAACAATTTTGCCGCCCGGGTTGGCGATAAAGTCAAACGGGGCGACATTATCGGGTATGTCGGTCGTACCGGCCGCGCCTCCGGTCCACACGTCCATTACGAAGTCCGGTTGCACACGCGCCCCATCGATCCGATGGATTTCTTGTTCGATACGTTCGCAGAAGCCAAGCGTTAG